A genomic region of Anaerolineales bacterium contains the following coding sequences:
- the rimO gene encoding 30S ribosomal protein S12 methylthiotransferase RimO encodes MDTKNFHLVSLGCAKNTVDSESMAQLLQREGYQPSLSPEAAEVLIVNTCGFIGPAKEESYQVLSELAANKRDGQWLIAAGCLSQRYGAEVIEQVPGIDALLGTRRWMDVLQLIDKLRRRTSPEPLYHLPDEALTVGRDEHDVLRVSKQGYSAYLKIADGCRRPCAFCAIPLIKGTLVSRPLDAIVTEAQALQAAGVREINLIAQDITDWGHELGVKDGLATLLETLVNAVPHVDWIRILYNFPGSVTDRQIETMAAHKQLIPYLDMPLQHAHPATLKRMRRPANMDWVHRTLAKMRANLPGLALRSTFIVGYPGETEEEFQALMDFVEEIRFDRVGVFTFSFEPGTSSEPLGDPIPEEVKEERKGRLMELQQRISLENNQALVGQTLDVLVEGTGEVDGSDEPIAVGRSYRDAPEIDGLVFVEGGAPVGEIVPVRITGAMPYDLSGVVDTSRNIITLDGLSVK; translated from the coding sequence ATGGATACTAAAAACTTCCATCTGGTTTCATTAGGCTGCGCCAAGAACACCGTCGATTCCGAATCGATGGCGCAACTGTTACAGCGCGAGGGCTACCAACCCAGCCTCTCGCCCGAGGCGGCCGAGGTGCTGATCGTTAACACCTGTGGCTTCATCGGCCCGGCCAAGGAGGAGTCGTACCAGGTGCTCAGCGAACTGGCCGCCAACAAGCGCGACGGCCAATGGCTGATCGCCGCCGGCTGCCTGAGCCAACGTTACGGCGCGGAGGTGATCGAGCAGGTGCCGGGCATCGATGCCTTGCTGGGCACGCGGCGCTGGATGGATGTGCTGCAACTGATCGACAAGCTGCGCCGCCGTACCAGCCCGGAGCCGCTCTATCACCTGCCGGATGAGGCGCTCACTGTGGGCCGCGATGAGCATGACGTGCTGCGCGTCTCCAAGCAGGGCTATAGCGCCTACCTGAAGATTGCCGATGGTTGCCGCCGCCCGTGTGCGTTCTGCGCCATCCCGCTGATCAAGGGTACGCTGGTCAGCCGCCCGCTCGACGCCATCGTGACCGAGGCCCAGGCGCTGCAAGCCGCCGGCGTGCGCGAGATCAATCTGATCGCCCAAGACATCACCGATTGGGGCCACGAGCTGGGCGTCAAGGATGGTCTGGCCACTCTGCTGGAAACACTGGTCAACGCCGTGCCGCACGTGGACTGGATTCGGATCCTCTACAACTTCCCCGGCTCAGTGACCGATCGCCAGATCGAGACGATGGCGGCGCACAAGCAGCTCATCCCGTATTTGGATATGCCGCTGCAACACGCCCACCCGGCCACCCTCAAACGCATGCGCCGCCCGGCCAATATGGACTGGGTGCACCGCACGTTGGCCAAGATGCGCGCCAACTTGCCCGGCCTGGCGCTGCGCTCCACCTTCATTGTGGGCTACCCGGGCGAGACCGAAGAAGAGTTCCAAGCCCTGATGGACTTCGTGGAAGAGATTCGTTTTGACCGCGTGGGCGTGTTCACCTTTTCGTTCGAGCCGGGCACCAGCAGCGAACCACTCGGCGACCCGATACCCGAAGAAGTGAAAGAAGAACGCAAGGGCCGCCTGATGGAGCTGCAACAGCGCATCTCACTCGAGAATAACCAGGCGCTGGTGGGCCAGACGCTGGATGTGCTGGTTGAGGGCACAGGCGAAGTGGACGGCAGCGATGAGCCGATTGCCGTGGGGCGCAGCTACCGCGATGCGCCCGAGATTGACGGGCTGGTCTTCGTAGAAGGCGGCGCCCCGGTGGGCGAGATCGTGCCGGTGCGGATTACTGGGGCGATGCCGTATGACTTGAGCGGCGTGGTGGATACCAGCCGCAACATCATCACGCTGGACGGGCTTTCTGTTAAATAA
- a CDS encoding peptidoglycan DD-metalloendopeptidase family protein: MNVSTQQARLLLSTGLLLFIAACSSPAPQATLVPSEIAQPSATAQTPTPQPSATPQPRSEIETYTVQPGDTLSRIAAAYNLQPETVLWANYDALADIADFLLEGMPLTILPVDGVYHQVGGGDTVNTIAAFFAADPQAMLNWPGNKLDANNPVIQPGQWLLVPGGQRALRRRTLPDLPRAAMAVDFLEFGAGACPRNVDGGAVGAGRYAWPLAGGTLAGDGYSGVHPAADLAAQPGEAVLAADAGVVTFSGWSNFGYGYAVMLDHGNGQFSLYAGLAEVQALCGASLQAGEPLGVAGYSAHPAGAFVHFEIRQGGVAIDPLTVLP; the protein is encoded by the coding sequence ATGAACGTCTCTACCCAGCAGGCTCGGCTACTTCTCAGCACGGGCCTGCTGTTGTTTATCGCCGCTTGCAGCAGCCCGGCACCGCAGGCTACGCTTGTGCCCAGCGAGATTGCCCAGCCCAGCGCAACCGCACAGACGCCCACGCCGCAACCGAGCGCTACCCCGCAACCGCGCAGTGAGATCGAAACCTACACGGTGCAACCCGGTGACACGCTGAGCCGCATTGCCGCCGCCTACAACCTGCAGCCGGAGACGGTGCTGTGGGCCAACTACGATGCCTTGGCCGATATCGCCGATTTCCTGCTGGAGGGCATGCCGCTCACTATCCTGCCGGTGGATGGCGTCTATCACCAGGTGGGCGGCGGCGATACCGTCAATACCATTGCCGCCTTCTTTGCCGCGGACCCGCAAGCCATGCTCAATTGGCCCGGCAACAAGCTCGATGCCAACAATCCCGTCATTCAACCCGGACAGTGGCTGTTGGTGCCCGGCGGCCAGCGGGCCTTGCGCCGCCGCACCCTGCCGGACCTGCCGCGCGCCGCGATGGCGGTTGATTTCCTTGAATTTGGTGCCGGCGCCTGCCCGCGCAACGTGGATGGCGGCGCAGTGGGCGCGGGCCGCTATGCCTGGCCGCTGGCTGGCGGCACGCTGGCCGGCGATGGTTACTCCGGCGTGCACCCGGCCGCCGATCTGGCCGCGCAGCCCGGCGAAGCTGTGCTGGCCGCCGATGCTGGCGTGGTTACATTTTCCGGCTGGTCGAACTTTGGCTATGGCTACGCGGTGATGCTCGATCACGGTAACGGCCAATTCAGCCTGTACGCGGGCCTGGCCGAGGTGCAGGCGTTGTGCGGTGCCTCGCTACAAGCCGGCGAGCCGCTAGGCGTGGCGGGCTACAGTGCCCACCCCGCAGGCGCATTTGTGCATTTTGAGATTCGCCAGGGTGGGGTAGCTATCGATCCGTTAACCGTGCTGCCCTAA
- a CDS encoding DUF4115 domain-containing protein, translating into MTPQTVGHALSQQRQQRGLTLEQASEATHIRRHYLQALEAGDFGALPSAAQVRGFLRAYASYLDLDGEALLAQLRQPSASDPAPAAGAPPAAAQPTRPAPEPAAARAEPAPPAASGDFAHIAEQLRGRREQVQLTLAEVEQNTHIPEHYLRRLEAGDYDSFPSPTQARGMLGNYAEFLGLESEALLLQYAEVLQARFQQRAAEQAAKTKPAKPKPARPSLPPLKFRLPEWAQPLLTRDIAFGALMGLVLLTFITFSISRVLSTRANQSIEPTAPPLGSLGLPSATPDLGAVASGNESINLLGSPTATLTPGMLGQATVQANAGNINLRLLATQRVWMRVTVDGQIQFEGRTVPGQNYSYSANGQIVVLTGNAAGLRAFFNEQDLGSIGLLGEVSSVVFSAEGAVTPTPSPTPTTDPAQLTATAQATPSPTPTETPDAP; encoded by the coding sequence ATGACACCGCAAACCGTCGGCCACGCGCTGAGCCAACAACGCCAGCAACGCGGCCTCACCCTTGAACAGGCTTCCGAAGCCACTCACATCCGCAGGCATTATTTGCAGGCGCTGGAAGCAGGCGACTTTGGCGCCCTGCCCTCCGCCGCCCAGGTGCGCGGCTTCCTGCGCGCCTATGCCAGCTACCTCGATCTGGATGGCGAAGCCTTGCTGGCGCAATTACGCCAGCCCAGCGCCAGTGACCCGGCGCCCGCGGCAGGCGCCCCGCCCGCCGCGGCGCAGCCCACCCGCCCAGCCCCAGAGCCGGCGGCCGCCCGCGCCGAGCCCGCCCCCCCTGCGGCCAGTGGTGATTTTGCGCATATTGCCGAACAGTTGCGCGGGCGGCGTGAGCAGGTGCAGCTCACCCTGGCGGAAGTGGAGCAAAACACCCACATCCCTGAGCACTATTTGCGCCGCCTCGAAGCCGGCGACTATGACAGCTTCCCCTCGCCCACCCAGGCGCGCGGCATGCTGGGCAATTACGCCGAATTTCTCGGGCTGGAAAGCGAAGCCCTGTTGCTGCAATATGCCGAAGTGCTGCAAGCACGCTTCCAACAGCGCGCCGCAGAACAGGCCGCCAAGACCAAACCCGCCAAGCCTAAGCCCGCCCGCCCCAGCTTGCCGCCACTGAAGTTTCGCCTGCCCGAGTGGGCGCAACCTTTGCTGACGCGGGATATTGCCTTCGGCGCTCTGATGGGCCTGGTCTTGCTGACCTTCATTACATTCAGCATCAGCCGGGTGCTCTCCACGCGGGCCAACCAAAGCATCGAGCCCACCGCCCCACCGCTGGGCAGCCTGGGCTTGCCCAGCGCCACGCCTGATCTGGGGGCCGTAGCCAGCGGCAACGAATCGATCAACCTGCTGGGCAGCCCCACCGCCACGCTCACGCCGGGCATGCTTGGCCAGGCCACGGTGCAGGCCAACGCAGGCAACATCAACCTGCGCCTGCTGGCCACCCAGCGGGTGTGGATGCGCGTTACCGTCGACGGGCAGATCCAGTTCGAGGGGCGCACAGTACCCGGCCAGAACTATTCCTACAGCGCCAACGGCCAGATCGTAGTGCTGACGGGTAACGCCGCTGGACTGCGCGCCTTCTTCAACGAGCAGGATCTGGGCAGCATTGGCCTGCTGGGCGAAGTCTCCAGCGTAGTGTTCAGCGCCGAGGGCGCGGTGACGCCAACCCCCTCGCCCACGCCGACCACGGACCCGGCGCAACTGACCGCCACGGCGCAGGCCACACCCAGCCCCACGCCCACCGAAACGCCTGACGCGCCCTAA
- the rho gene encoding transcription termination factor Rho, which translates to MDILELEKTSLADLRKQAKDLGVERAARLKREDLVITIAQMMASKQGREVRGGILEIMNEGVGFLRSEHYQGGPGDVYVSQTQIRRYGLRNGDLIIGEARPPRESEKHYGLVKVESVNGMDPEKAKTRPRFENLTPIFPDSRFDLETDKRGLAMRMINLVSPVGRGQRGLIVSPPKSGKTTILKEMANSISTNYKDVHLVVALIGERPEEVTDMDRSVDAEVISSTFDEPVTSHVRAAEMVLERSKRLVEIGRDVVILMDSITRLARAYNLVVTPSGRTLSGGIDPSALYPPKRFFGAARNIEEGGSLTIIATCLVDTGSRMDDVVYEEFKGTGNMELHLSRKMQERRIFPAIDIERSSTRREELLLGPDITQRVWLMRRMYGTMIAEPPHGAGMDTTNATEAMLQRMAKTDSNQEFLETLIDA; encoded by the coding sequence ATGGACATTCTTGAATTAGAAAAAACTTCCCTCGCAGATTTGCGCAAGCAAGCGAAAGATCTCGGCGTGGAACGCGCCGCGCGCCTCAAGCGCGAAGATCTGGTGATCACGATTGCGCAGATGATGGCCAGCAAGCAGGGCCGCGAGGTGCGCGGCGGCATTCTCGAGATCATGAACGAGGGCGTGGGCTTCCTGCGCTCTGAGCACTACCAGGGCGGCCCCGGCGATGTGTATGTCTCGCAGACCCAGATCCGCCGCTATGGCCTGCGTAACGGTGACCTGATCATCGGTGAAGCCCGCCCGCCGCGTGAATCCGAGAAGCACTATGGCCTGGTGAAAGTCGAGTCCGTCAATGGTATGGACCCTGAGAAGGCTAAGACCCGCCCCCGTTTCGAAAACCTGACCCCCATCTTCCCTGATAGCCGTTTTGACCTCGAGACCGACAAGCGTGGCCTGGCCATGCGCATGATCAACCTGGTCTCGCCCGTGGGCCGTGGCCAGCGTGGTCTGATCGTATCGCCGCCAAAGTCTGGTAAGACCACCATCCTCAAAGAGATGGCCAACTCTATCTCCACCAATTACAAAGATGTGCATCTTGTCGTGGCCCTCATTGGTGAGCGCCCCGAAGAAGTGACCGATATGGATCGCTCGGTGGACGCCGAAGTGATCTCGTCCACCTTTGATGAGCCGGTCACCTCGCACGTGCGCGCCGCTGAAATGGTGCTGGAGCGCTCCAAGCGCCTGGTCGAGATCGGCCGGGATGTGGTGATCCTGATGGACTCGATCACCCGTCTGGCGCGGGCCTACAACCTCGTCGTCACGCCTTCCGGGCGTACACTCTCCGGCGGTATTGACCCTTCGGCTTTGTATCCGCCCAAGCGCTTCTTCGGCGCGGCGCGCAACATTGAAGAGGGCGGTTCGCTGACCATCATCGCCACCTGCCTGGTCGACACCGGCTCGCGCATGGATGATGTCGTTTACGAAGAATTCAAGGGCACTGGCAATATGGAGCTGCACCTCTCGCGCAAGATGCAGGAGCGCCGTATCTTCCCCGCTATCGACATCGAGCGTTCGTCCACCCGCCGTGAAGAGCTGCTGCTCGGGCCGGATATTACCCAGCGTGTTTGGCTGATGCGCCGTATGTACGGCACCATGATCGCCGAGCCGCCACACGGCGCGGGCATGGACACCACCAACGCCACCGAAGCGATGTTGCAACGCATGGCCAAGACCGACAGCAATCAGGAATTCCTGGAAACTCTGATCGACGCCTAG
- a CDS encoding NUDIX hydrolase — protein MATYKTISSELAYRGQKFSVRRDILETSDGREAIYDTVVHIGAVSMVPVDADGKILLVRQYRHSTGKQLLELPAGTLEPGEATEVTAQRELREEVGMGAGSLTLLAEFYLAPGYSTERMWIYLAQDLQPDALPPDQDEDLEVVRLSLEECLAAIGSGEIEDAKTMLGLLLAHQVLAAQ, from the coding sequence ATGGCCACATACAAAACCATCAGCAGTGAGCTTGCCTACCGCGGCCAGAAATTCTCGGTGCGCCGAGACATTCTTGAGACCAGTGATGGCCGCGAGGCCATCTACGACACGGTCGTGCACATCGGCGCGGTGTCGATGGTGCCGGTGGATGCGGATGGCAAGATCCTGCTGGTGCGCCAGTACCGCCACTCCACCGGCAAGCAGCTCTTGGAGCTGCCTGCCGGGACGCTGGAGCCGGGTGAGGCCACCGAGGTGACCGCTCAACGTGAGCTGCGCGAGGAAGTGGGCATGGGCGCAGGCTCGCTGACCCTGCTGGCCGAGTTTTATCTTGCGCCCGGTTACTCCACCGAACGTATGTGGATCTACCTGGCGCAGGACCTGCAGCCGGATGCGCTACCGCCAGACCAGGATGAAGATTTGGAAGTGGTGCGCCTGAGTTTGGAAGAGTGCCTGGCGGCGATTGGCAGCGGCGAGATCGAAGATGCCAAGACCATGCTGGGGCTCTTGCTGGCGCACCAGGTGCTGGCAGCGCAGTAA
- a CDS encoding FAD-dependent oxidoreductase, producing the protein MSNKEKIVVLGAGVGGLAAGYFLARTGKYDVTVLEKEAVIGGLCGSFEHDGFVLDYGAHKLYSIIPGVLDEATSLMGDRLIQLPKKNRLYLEGKLLDYPLKLGNLAQALGPVRFLQIGFGYGIEVLKGIFNRKAPGSYKDYIIRRFGRPTYELVFEPLADKVWGDPATLHPEMARTRLPASGGMELVLKLLGLKKETADTNAEFFYYPKAGFGDWPQALAEGIAAHGGRVLTGVDVQGLEMQDGRVRSVKTAIAGTAQTIASDYLVSSLPLPLIGRMVFGNTDETFNQAVTGLQFRHLIMVYVWVKRPLVMEDQWVFFPQRNVVFSRLFEQKQMNPALGPADRTVVTADFTAAEGSALWQASDAELTQQVIDGMVKTGLIRADEVTNSLVIRKHNFYPRYDLGYAERMKLVSDKLRQVPNLLTTGRIGMYNYNNSDHCADMGRFIAEHLAAGEAAPDIWRALEQRVADYKIVD; encoded by the coding sequence TTGTCTAATAAAGAAAAGATCGTTGTGCTGGGCGCCGGTGTCGGCGGCCTGGCGGCTGGTTACTTCCTGGCGCGTACAGGTAAATATGATGTCACTGTGCTGGAAAAAGAAGCCGTGATCGGCGGCCTGTGCGGCAGCTTTGAGCACGATGGCTTCGTGCTCGATTATGGCGCGCATAAGCTCTACTCCATTATCCCCGGCGTGCTGGACGAAGCCACATCCTTGATGGGTGACCGACTGATCCAGCTGCCCAAAAAGAACCGCTTGTACCTTGAAGGCAAGCTGCTCGATTATCCGCTCAAGCTAGGTAATCTCGCTCAGGCTTTAGGCCCGGTGCGCTTCCTGCAGATTGGCTTTGGCTATGGCATTGAGGTGCTTAAGGGCATCTTCAACCGCAAGGCGCCGGGTTCTTACAAAGACTACATCATTCGCCGCTTTGGCCGCCCAACCTACGAGCTGGTCTTTGAACCACTGGCAGACAAAGTATGGGGCGATCCAGCCACCTTGCATCCCGAGATGGCGCGCACGCGCTTGCCCGCCTCGGGTGGCATGGAGCTGGTGCTCAAGCTGCTCGGCTTGAAAAAGGAGACCGCAGACACCAACGCCGAGTTTTTCTACTACCCTAAAGCCGGCTTCGGTGACTGGCCGCAGGCGCTGGCCGAAGGCATTGCGGCCCACGGCGGCCGCGTGCTCACCGGCGTAGACGTGCAAGGGCTGGAGATGCAAGATGGCCGCGTGCGCAGCGTCAAGACCGCCATCGCTGGCACAGCGCAAACCATTGCCAGCGACTACCTGGTGTCCTCGCTGCCGCTGCCGCTCATCGGCCGTATGGTCTTTGGCAACACAGACGAAACCTTCAACCAGGCTGTGACAGGCCTGCAGTTCCGCCATCTCATCATGGTGTATGTGTGGGTTAAGCGCCCGCTGGTGATGGAAGACCAGTGGGTCTTCTTCCCGCAGCGCAATGTGGTCTTCAGCCGCCTGTTCGAGCAGAAGCAGATGAACCCGGCGCTCGGCCCGGCGGACCGCACCGTGGTGACGGCTGACTTCACCGCTGCCGAAGGCAGCGCCTTGTGGCAAGCCAGCGATGCTGAGCTCACTCAGCAGGTCATCGATGGCATGGTCAAGACCGGCCTCATCCGTGCAGACGAAGTCACCAACAGCCTGGTGATCCGCAAGCACAACTTCTACCCGCGCTATGACCTCGGCTATGCTGAGCGCATGAAGCTAGTGAGCGATAAGCTGCGCCAAGTACCCAACCTGCTCACCACGGGCCGCATTGGTATGTACAACTACAACAATTCCGACCACTGTGCAGACATGGGGCGCTTCATTGCCGAGCATCTGGCGGCGGGTGAAGCCGCGCCAGATATCTGGCGTGCGTTGGAGCAGCGCGTGGCTGACTACAAGATCGTAGACTAA
- a CDS encoding SIMPL domain-containing protein (The SIMPL domain is named for its presence in mouse protein SIMPL (signalling molecule that associates with mouse pelle-like kinase). Bacterial member BP26, from Brucella, was shown to assemble into a channel-like structure, while YggE from E. coli has been associated with resistance to oxidative stress.), with product MVKKSVLFLALTGLLLAACGAATAPAPLANPAQPSNGLTVSGRGDIRLVPNIATVTIGVRTTGTNVSEVVAANATQVASVMDALASLGIAAEDMQTANFNVYANQSYDPVTGLPSEISSYSVENTVTVIARDLAKLGQLLDQAVSAGANSIWGVTFDVDDKSDAQNQARDLAVQNAIEQAKALATAAGVQLGDIVAINYAPTGYYYGPMYAMGGGGAAADASTSIVPGQITVGADVSITFAIK from the coding sequence ATGGTTAAGAAGAGTGTTTTGTTCCTGGCTTTGACGGGCTTGCTGCTGGCCGCGTGTGGCGCCGCCACCGCGCCCGCCCCGCTGGCCAACCCGGCGCAGCCCAGCAATGGGCTCACCGTCTCCGGCCGCGGTGATATCCGCCTGGTGCCGAACATTGCCACGGTAACGATTGGCGTGCGCACCACCGGCACCAACGTCTCCGAAGTTGTGGCTGCCAATGCCACCCAGGTGGCCTCGGTAATGGATGCGCTCGCCTCCCTGGGCATTGCTGCCGAGGACATGCAGACCGCCAATTTCAATGTGTACGCCAACCAGAGCTATGACCCGGTGACCGGCCTGCCCAGCGAGATCAGCAGCTACTCGGTGGAGAACACCGTTACCGTGATCGCGCGTGATCTGGCCAAGCTCGGCCAGCTGCTGGACCAGGCCGTTTCGGCCGGGGCCAACTCCATCTGGGGTGTTACCTTTGATGTGGACGACAAGAGCGATGCGCAGAATCAGGCGCGCGATCTGGCCGTGCAGAACGCCATCGAACAGGCCAAGGCACTGGCTACCGCGGCTGGCGTGCAACTGGGCGACATTGTGGCGATCAACTATGCGCCCACCGGCTACTACTACGGCCCGATGTATGCGATGGGTGGCGGCGGTGCCGCGGCGGATGCCAGCACCAGCATCGTGCCTGGCCAAATCACCGTCGGCGCGGATGTCAGCATCACCTTCGCCATCAAGTAA